From Etheostoma spectabile isolate EspeVRDwgs_2016 chromosome 8, UIUC_Espe_1.0, whole genome shotgun sequence, a single genomic window includes:
- the si:ch73-62b13.1 gene encoding carbohydrate sulfotransferase 1, translating to MECSWKTVLLLVCASLGVQYTAIRTLRDSLSGPCQGTYRCQTRHHRDSRWRALCDDGWMPVESPRKHILLFATTRSGSSFTGQLLNQHPGIFYVFEPLYHVQQAFTNSSSRLRRTLDRRALLGAYRDLLLNLYTCDLHFMENYIRPEPQDHVTSSYFRRSSSHALCSPPVCSEGRDIEASDLPDETWCPKKCRALNLTLASMSCLSREHVAIKTVRVPEVGDLRTLTEDPRLDLKIIHLVRDPRAILASRIMAFSDQFRAWKIWNATGRQPRYVDLTQITSTCKDMTASAETGLQRPAWLRGRYLLVRYEDLALNPKDKATEIYRFVGLEMEDRVRMWIAKNTNSNVVSPSEWNYRYSTTRDSRATAKSWRLRLGFDIVRTVQILCNDTLALLGYKQVHSAAELRNLSHSLVEHRTFQPVTW from the exons ATGGAGTGCTCCTGGAAGAcggtgctgctgctggtgtGTGCGTCTCTTGGGGTCCAGTACACGGCCATCCGGACCCTGAGGGACTCTCTGTCTGGGCCCTGTCAGGGAACCTACCGCTGCCAGACCAGACACCACAGAG ACTCCAGATGGAGAGCCTTGTGTGATGACGGTTGGATGCCAGTTGAGTCGCCCCGGAAGCACATCCTGCTGTTTGCCACCACCCGCAGCGGCTCCTCCTTCACTGGGCAGCTCCTGAACCAGCACCCAGGGATCTTCTACGTGTTTGAACCTCTCTACCATGTCCAACAGGCCTTCACCAACTCCAGCAGCAGGCTGCGTCGCACCCTGGACCGCCGGGCCCTACTGGGAGCGTACAGGGACCTCCTCCTCAATCTGTACACCTGTGATCTTCACTTCATGGAGAACTACATCCGCCCGGAGCCCCAGGACCACGTCACAAGCTCCTACTTCCGCCGAAGCTCCAGCCACGCGCTCTGTTCCCCTCCCGTGTGCTCGGAGGGACGGGATATAGAGGCCTCTGATCTGCCTGATGAAACGTGGTGTCCTAAGAAGTGCAGGGCCCTAAACCTTACCCTAGCCTCCATGTCTTGTTTGTCAAGGGAACACGTAGCCATTAAGACTGTGCGGGTCCCTGAAGTGGGAGACCTGCGCACTTTGACAGAAGATCCACGCCTGGACCTGAAGATCATCCACCTGGTGAGAGACCCCAGAGCCATCCTCGCCTCACGCATTATGGCGTTTTCAGATCAATTCCGCGCTTGGAAAATATGGAACGCAACTGGGCGGCAGCCTCGTTACGTGGACCTGACGCAGATCACCAGCACCTGCAAGGACATGACTGCCTCTGCAGAAACAGGCCTGCAAAGACCGGCATGGCTGCGGGGACGCTACCTGCTGGTGCGGTATGAGGACCTGGCGCTCAACCCAAAGGACAAAGCCACTGAGATCTACAGGTTTGTGGGACTGGAGATGGAAGACAGGGTGCGGATGTGGATTGCAAAGAACACCAACAGTAACGTGGTGTCTCCGTCAGAGTGGAACTACAGGTACTCCACCACCAGAGACTCCAGGGCAACAGCAAAGAGCTGGAGGCTCCGTCTGGGCTTTGACATCGTGAGGACCGTGCAGATTCTGTGCAACGACACTCTGGCTCTGCTGGGATACAAGCAGGTTCACTCTGCAGCTGAACTCAGAAACTTGTCTCACAGTTTAGTGGAACACAGGACCTTTCAACCAGTCACGTGGTAG